A region from the Microbacterium lacus genome encodes:
- a CDS encoding YajQ family cyclic di-GMP-binding protein, translated as MADSSFDIVSKVDHQEADNALQQARKEVEQRYDFKGTGASIEWSGEAILIKANTEERAKAVLDVFQSKLIKRGISLKSLETGDPVAGGKEYRITSTLKDGISQENAKKIGKIIRDEGPKGVKSQIQGDELRVQSKSRDDLQEVQRLLKAADLDVDLQFTNYR; from the coding sequence ATGGCTGATTCTTCCTTCGACATCGTGAGCAAAGTCGACCACCAGGAGGCGGACAACGCCCTGCAGCAGGCCCGCAAGGAGGTCGAGCAGCGGTACGACTTCAAGGGCACCGGCGCGTCGATCGAGTGGAGCGGTGAGGCGATCCTGATCAAGGCGAACACCGAAGAGCGCGCAAAGGCCGTGCTCGATGTCTTCCAGTCCAAGCTCATCAAGCGCGGCATCTCGCTCAAGAGCCTCGAGACGGGCGATCCGGTCGCCGGCGGCAAGGAGTACCGCATCACGTCGACGCTCAAGGACGGCATCTCCCAGGAGAACGCGAAGAAGATCGGCAAGATCATCCGCGACGAGGGCCCGAAGGGCGTCAAGTCGCAGATCCAGGGCGACGAGCTGCGCGTGCAGTCCAAGAGCCGCGACGACCTGCAGGAGGTCCAGCGCCTCCTCAAGGCCGCCGACCTCGACGTCGACCTGCAGTTCACCAACTACCGCTAG
- the fdhA gene encoding formaldehyde dehydrogenase, glutathione-independent has translation MSTNRAVAYRGPGVVEVIDTAYPEFELKDGPGVHPANVGRQVRHGAILRTVATNICGSDQHMVRGRTTAPQGLVLGHEITGEVVEVGPDVEFIRVGDIVSVPFNIACGRCRNCKEGKTGICLNVNPDRPGGAYGYVDMGGWVGGQAEYVLVPYADRNLLRFPDADQAMEKILDLAMLSDIFPTGFHGVVTAAVGPGSTVYIAGAGPVGLAAAVGAQLLGAAAVILGELNEARLAQARSFGCETIDVTQGDPKDQIEQILGVPEVDAGVDAVGFEARGHGSEASHEAPATVLNSLMDITAAGGALGIPGLYVTGNPGGVDEAAKVGSLSLRLGLGWAKSLSFTTGQCPVMKYNRQLMTAILHDEVHIAKAVNATPVSLEEAPQGYAVFDQGAARNYVLNPNGYIKTA, from the coding sequence ATGTCCACGAATCGAGCCGTCGCCTACAGGGGGCCCGGTGTCGTCGAGGTGATCGACACCGCCTATCCCGAGTTCGAGCTCAAGGACGGACCGGGTGTGCACCCTGCCAACGTCGGCAGACAGGTGCGCCACGGAGCGATCCTCCGCACCGTCGCGACCAACATCTGCGGATCGGACCAGCACATGGTGCGGGGACGCACGACCGCGCCGCAAGGACTCGTGCTCGGCCACGAGATCACGGGGGAGGTCGTCGAGGTCGGACCCGACGTGGAATTCATCCGGGTCGGTGACATCGTCTCGGTGCCGTTCAACATCGCCTGCGGACGCTGCCGCAACTGCAAGGAGGGCAAGACCGGGATCTGCCTGAACGTCAACCCCGACCGGCCCGGCGGCGCCTACGGCTACGTCGACATGGGCGGCTGGGTGGGCGGCCAGGCGGAATACGTCCTGGTCCCCTACGCCGATCGGAACCTGCTCAGGTTTCCAGACGCCGATCAGGCCATGGAGAAGATCCTGGACCTGGCGATGCTGTCCGACATCTTCCCCACCGGCTTCCACGGCGTTGTTACGGCCGCGGTCGGCCCCGGTTCGACGGTGTACATCGCGGGCGCCGGGCCGGTCGGCCTGGCCGCGGCGGTCGGCGCCCAACTGCTCGGGGCGGCGGCTGTCATCCTGGGCGAACTGAATGAGGCTCGCCTCGCACAGGCCCGCTCCTTCGGCTGCGAGACGATCGACGTCACCCAGGGCGACCCGAAAGACCAGATCGAGCAGATCCTCGGGGTGCCCGAGGTCGACGCGGGTGTCGATGCCGTCGGCTTCGAGGCGCGCGGACACGGGTCGGAAGCCTCGCACGAGGCACCCGCGACCGTGCTCAACTCGCTGATGGACATCACCGCCGCCGGCGGCGCGCTCGGCATCCCGGGCCTGTACGTCACCGGCAACCCCGGGGGTGTCGATGAGGCCGCGAAGGTCGGCTCGCTGTCGCTGCGCCTCGGACTCGGCTGGGCCAAGTCGCTGTCGTTCACGACCGGCCAGTGCCCCGTCATGAAGTACAACCGGCAGCTGATGACGGCGATCCTCCACGACGAAGTCCACATCGCGAAAGCGGTGAACGCGACGCCCGTCTCGCTGGAGGAAGCCCCGCAGGGCTATGCCGTCTTCGACCAGGGCGCCGCGCGCAACTACGTGCTCAACCCGAACGGGTACATCAAGACCGCGTGA
- a CDS encoding heme-binding protein, whose product MSVTLEDARRVIAAAESRANEIGQPMNIAVVDAGGNLVSHVRQDGAWIGSIEISISKAWTSKAFDISTKDLGDNAQPTQQFFGIHSTNAHGRGVAIFAGGVPLTRGGEVVGAVGVSGGSGEQDQTVAEAGAAAL is encoded by the coding sequence ATGTCCGTCACCCTGGAAGACGCCCGCCGCGTCATCGCCGCCGCCGAAAGTCGCGCGAACGAGATCGGCCAGCCCATGAACATCGCCGTCGTCGACGCGGGCGGCAACCTCGTTTCGCACGTGCGCCAGGACGGCGCCTGGATCGGCAGCATCGAGATCTCGATCAGCAAGGCCTGGACGTCGAAGGCGTTCGACATCTCGACGAAGGACCTCGGCGACAACGCCCAGCCGACGCAGCAGTTCTTCGGAATCCACTCCACCAACGCCCACGGCCGCGGCGTGGCGATCTTCGCCGGCGGCGTTCCCCTCACCCGCGGCGGCGAGGTCGTCGGCGCGGTCGGCGTGTCCGGCGGCTCCGGAGAGCAGGACCAGACCGTCGCCGAGGCGGGCGCGGCCGCCCTCTGA
- a CDS encoding sulfite exporter TauE/SafE family protein: MTPSHIARRTPRGIALCIGIGLLAGLLSGLFGVGGGTVVVPLLVLLLGFDQRLAAGTSLAAIVPTAAVGVISYGLNDAVAWIPALLLAVGAVGGAQIGTWLLPKVSQTILRWIFVGFLVIVIVSLFVVIPSRDAQLELMWGNGIALVVLGLATGTVSGLIGVGGGIIVVPALMMVFGTSDLVAKGTSLLMMIPAAISGTIGNLRRGNVDLVAAASVGLAACTTTALGAWLATVVDPFAGNVLFAIFLVFIGAQMAVKAVRARRTR; this comes from the coding sequence ATGACTCCGTCACACATCGCTCGGCGTACGCCGCGGGGCATCGCGCTGTGCATCGGCATCGGGCTGCTCGCGGGTTTGCTCTCAGGACTTTTCGGGGTCGGGGGCGGCACCGTGGTCGTTCCGCTGCTGGTGCTGCTGCTCGGGTTCGACCAGCGACTCGCCGCGGGCACCTCTCTCGCCGCGATCGTGCCGACCGCGGCGGTCGGTGTGATCTCCTACGGGCTGAACGACGCCGTCGCGTGGATCCCGGCGCTGCTGCTCGCCGTCGGTGCGGTGGGCGGGGCGCAGATCGGCACCTGGCTCCTGCCGAAGGTGTCGCAGACCATCTTGCGATGGATCTTCGTCGGCTTCCTCGTGATCGTCATCGTTTCGCTGTTCGTCGTGATCCCTTCGCGCGACGCCCAGCTCGAGCTCATGTGGGGGAACGGCATCGCTCTGGTGGTGCTCGGCCTGGCCACCGGCACGGTGTCGGGCCTCATCGGCGTCGGCGGCGGCATCATCGTCGTTCCGGCTCTGATGATGGTGTTCGGAACCAGCGACCTCGTCGCGAAAGGCACATCGCTCCTCATGATGATCCCCGCAGCGATCTCGGGGACGATCGGCAACCTCCGCCGAGGCAACGTCGATCTGGTGGCGGCCGCGTCCGTCGGTCTTGCGGCCTGCACGACGACGGCGCTCGGGGCGTGGCTCGCGACGGTCGTCGACCCGTTCGCCGGCAACGTCCTGTTCGCGATCTTCCTGGTCTTCATCGGGGCGCAGATGGCCGTCAAAGCGGTCCGCGCTCGCCGCACCCGCTGA
- a CDS encoding GMC oxidoreductase has protein sequence MPDVVVVGLGPAGVVAARELARAGHRVLALQPDAQPSGRAPLAAPPPTLRTRPDEEALLQPAPPAGLDGVGGSKRLAAAQAYRLEEWSFRMRSETVQRYGAAAAADLADWPIVAADLDMWYARVEDATGVAPRAPTPWTDRMHSAAARLGWHPFPAPAAASPDISPLLAGTGVEIVRATATVVQQGPTGAVAGVEYVDGDGITGVIACGAVVVAASVLPTVRLLLLSGLTAAGHVGRWLLSHNTFVVHGDFAGIDLRRRDGGPASAVAVAEFEGDRFDHTGLGFVGGSLLQAAMTGPWSTARLDAATAGLSRRTTGNVDAATWVRAHHRSIGTVWGQPDQVPRADNIVDLDPVHRDPAGRPVARMTFSLADDDRRRWWFLADRAAEWLDAAGARTTWRAPLQPQPLGTHLYGGVRMGADPATSVVDSYGRFHGVPGLVVVGSSTFPSTGGRGPVETIEALAWRAAARLADDLR, from the coding sequence ATGCCTGATGTCGTCGTGGTCGGTCTGGGCCCCGCCGGCGTCGTCGCCGCACGCGAACTGGCGCGAGCCGGGCACAGGGTGCTCGCTCTGCAGCCCGACGCGCAGCCGAGCGGCCGAGCGCCCCTCGCCGCACCACCGCCCACCCTCCGCACCCGGCCGGACGAAGAGGCTCTGCTCCAGCCTGCGCCGCCGGCCGGTCTCGACGGCGTGGGCGGATCGAAGCGGCTCGCCGCCGCCCAGGCGTACCGGCTGGAGGAGTGGTCCTTCCGCATGCGCTCCGAGACCGTGCAGCGCTACGGCGCAGCCGCGGCCGCAGATCTGGCGGACTGGCCGATCGTCGCCGCCGACCTCGACATGTGGTACGCCCGCGTGGAGGACGCGACCGGGGTCGCACCGCGCGCGCCCACCCCGTGGACCGACCGCATGCATTCGGCGGCGGCGCGCCTCGGCTGGCACCCGTTCCCCGCCCCCGCCGCCGCCTCCCCCGACATCTCTCCCCTCCTCGCCGGCACGGGCGTCGAGATCGTACGCGCAACCGCGACCGTCGTGCAGCAGGGACCGACGGGCGCCGTCGCGGGCGTCGAGTACGTCGACGGCGACGGGATTACGGGCGTCATCGCGTGCGGCGCGGTCGTGGTCGCCGCATCCGTCCTTCCCACCGTCCGGCTCCTGCTGCTGTCAGGCCTGACGGCTGCAGGGCACGTCGGGCGCTGGCTCCTCTCACACAATACGTTCGTCGTGCACGGCGACTTCGCGGGCATCGACCTCCGCCGCCGGGACGGCGGCCCGGCGAGCGCGGTCGCAGTCGCAGAATTCGAGGGCGACCGGTTCGATCACACCGGACTGGGGTTCGTCGGTGGGTCCTTGCTGCAGGCGGCGATGACCGGCCCCTGGTCGACAGCGCGCCTGGACGCGGCGACAGCGGGACTCTCACGACGGACCACGGGCAACGTGGATGCCGCAACCTGGGTGCGCGCCCACCATCGGTCGATCGGGACGGTGTGGGGCCAACCCGATCAGGTCCCCCGCGCCGACAACATTGTGGACCTCGACCCCGTGCACCGCGACCCGGCCGGCCGTCCCGTCGCGCGGATGACCTTCTCGCTCGCCGACGACGATCGGCGACGATGGTGGTTCCTCGCCGACCGCGCGGCGGAGTGGCTCGACGCGGCGGGCGCGCGCACCACCTGGCGGGCGCCCCTCCAGCCGCAGCCCCTGGGCACGCACCTCTACGGAGGGGTGCGGATGGGTGCGGATCCGGCAACGTCGGTGGTCGATTCCTACGGGCGTTTCCACGGCGTGCCGGGGCTCGTCGTCGTGGGCTCGTCGACGTTCCCTTCGACGGGGGGACGGGGCCCGGTGGAGACGATCGAGGCGCTCGCGTGGCGCGCAGCCGCGCGACTGGCCGACGATCTGCGCTGA
- a CDS encoding N-acyl homoserine lactonase family protein, translating into MTVVSRWADAAPLALTGRPQRLVPMVLGFEPIREAISVRGGSAFRHLMEPVTAAAVVFEKGWVLLDGGFDPSRVRDAARRAASFDYENYVPIVPPGDPLVDQVAEAGLEWHDLAAAAISHAHFDHTGAARLLQIGQPLLMQRREWEHVQATDSERAAFLFRGDFDHPGLTIALLDGDTEVAPGLRAIDTAGHTPGHQSFVIELPGRTVVLAGDAADLRANIDRRLATGSTATPEDAGRADAAIRRLADLDARPGVEVWPGHDPEWGPWRDVVDAR; encoded by the coding sequence GTGACGGTGGTGAGTCGATGGGCGGATGCCGCCCCGCTGGCGCTCACAGGTCGACCGCAGCGACTCGTGCCGATGGTGCTGGGCTTCGAGCCGATCCGCGAAGCCATCTCGGTGCGCGGCGGCAGCGCCTTCCGCCACCTGATGGAGCCGGTGACGGCGGCCGCCGTCGTCTTCGAGAAGGGCTGGGTGCTCCTGGACGGCGGCTTCGACCCGTCCCGTGTGCGCGACGCCGCACGCCGTGCCGCGAGCTTCGACTACGAGAACTACGTGCCGATCGTGCCACCCGGCGATCCACTCGTCGACCAGGTCGCCGAGGCCGGTCTGGAGTGGCATGATCTCGCCGCCGCCGCGATCTCCCACGCCCATTTCGACCACACGGGTGCCGCGCGCCTGCTGCAGATCGGGCAGCCGCTGCTCATGCAGCGTCGGGAGTGGGAGCACGTGCAGGCCACGGACTCCGAGCGGGCGGCATTCCTCTTCCGCGGCGACTTCGACCATCCCGGGCTCACGATCGCGCTGCTCGACGGCGACACGGAGGTCGCGCCCGGGCTGAGGGCGATCGACACCGCCGGTCACACGCCCGGTCACCAGTCGTTCGTCATCGAGCTGCCGGGACGCACGGTCGTCCTCGCCGGCGACGCGGCCGACTTGCGTGCGAACATCGACCGACGCCTGGCCACCGGGTCGACGGCGACTCCCGAGGACGCCGGCCGTGCCGACGCCGCCATCCGTCGGCTGGCCGATCTCGACGCGCGCCCGGGGGTCGAGGTGTGGCCGGGGCACGATCCCGAGTGGGGTCCGTGGCGCGACGTCGTCGACGCGCGCTGA
- a CDS encoding allophanate hydrolase, protein MHNGYSIGPRKNGPRMALESSSAPSGPASVRSDAREPHEERGVSAVSRVHAAFARVREVDRPEIWIALRDESDAVADAAAVDARVAAGERLPLHGLVAAVKDNIDVAGFDTTAGSRAFASTPVGDAPSVARLRQAGAVVLGKTNLDQFATGLVGTRSPFGAVRNAWDPERISGGSSSGSAVAVALGIVDLALGTDTAGSGRVPAALNGIVGVKPTIGLIPTTGVVPACRTLDCVTVFARDLATARRAAELMAGPDGVDPLARVDRPAPALDASPVVAVPTAEHLGDLAEGWADAFAGVVRRLAASGVTIVEVDIAPLLEAAALLYGGAFVAERTAAVGEFIAAHRELIGTDLDPTVAGIILSGADARAADYFRDREKLERLGLEGLRRLNGAVALLTPTTTGHPTLSDVAAAPVAVNSRMGRYTNFANLLDRSSLAVPAGFVGGLPFGVMLTGAPFADRTLAQLAERIAGPETELLVVGAHLRGQPLNPQLVEAGGSFVEDVRTAPEYRLYALATSPAKPGLARVPTGGASIVGELWRLPAAGFARFVAALPQPMGVGPVRLEDGRTLTGFLCEALALEGASDITAHGGWRAYRGSLS, encoded by the coding sequence ATGCATAATGGATACTCAATAGGGCCCCGAAAGAACGGACCGCGCATGGCTCTCGAGTCCTCGTCCGCCCCATCCGGTCCCGCGAGCGTGCGCTCCGACGCGCGTGAGCCTCACGAGGAGAGGGGCGTGAGCGCCGTCAGCCGCGTGCACGCCGCGTTCGCGCGCGTGCGAGAAGTGGATCGCCCGGAGATCTGGATCGCCCTGCGCGACGAGTCCGATGCGGTCGCCGACGCAGCGGCCGTCGATGCGCGCGTCGCGGCGGGTGAACGCCTGCCGTTGCACGGCCTCGTCGCGGCGGTGAAGGACAACATCGACGTCGCGGGGTTCGACACGACCGCCGGCAGTCGCGCGTTCGCCTCGACGCCGGTGGGGGACGCGCCGAGCGTCGCGCGATTGCGGCAGGCCGGCGCCGTCGTGCTCGGGAAGACCAACCTCGACCAGTTCGCCACAGGGCTCGTGGGCACGCGGAGCCCATTCGGCGCCGTGCGCAACGCGTGGGACCCGGAGCGGATCTCCGGCGGATCGAGCTCCGGTTCGGCTGTCGCCGTCGCGCTGGGGATCGTGGACCTCGCGCTCGGCACCGACACGGCGGGCTCGGGTCGTGTGCCCGCCGCCCTCAACGGCATCGTCGGCGTGAAACCCACGATCGGCCTCATCCCGACCACGGGTGTCGTGCCCGCATGTCGAACGCTCGATTGCGTGACCGTGTTCGCGCGCGACCTCGCGACCGCGCGCCGAGCGGCCGAACTCATGGCGGGTCCGGACGGGGTCGATCCCCTCGCGCGCGTCGACCGGCCCGCGCCTGCGCTCGACGCTTCGCCCGTCGTCGCGGTGCCCACCGCCGAGCACCTCGGCGACCTGGCCGAGGGCTGGGCCGACGCATTCGCCGGCGTCGTGCGCCGGCTCGCCGCATCCGGTGTCACGATCGTCGAGGTCGACATCGCGCCGCTCCTCGAGGCCGCCGCGCTGCTGTACGGCGGGGCGTTCGTGGCAGAGCGCACCGCGGCCGTCGGCGAGTTCATCGCCGCGCATCGCGAGCTCATCGGGACCGATCTGGATCCCACCGTGGCCGGCATCATCCTCTCCGGTGCCGATGCCCGGGCCGCGGACTACTTCCGCGACCGCGAGAAGCTCGAGCGGCTAGGCCTCGAGGGGCTCCGGCGCCTGAACGGCGCGGTCGCCCTCCTCACGCCGACCACGACCGGGCATCCCACCCTCTCCGACGTCGCCGCCGCCCCGGTCGCCGTCAACAGCCGGATGGGCCGCTACACCAATTTCGCGAACCTGCTCGACAGGAGCTCCCTCGCCGTGCCGGCGGGATTCGTGGGGGGACTGCCGTTCGGCGTGATGCTCACCGGAGCACCGTTCGCCGACCGCACGTTGGCGCAGCTCGCCGAGCGTATCGCCGGGCCCGAGACCGAGCTGCTCGTCGTCGGCGCGCACCTGCGGGGTCAGCCCCTCAATCCGCAGCTCGTCGAGGCCGGCGGTTCCTTCGTGGAAGACGTCCGCACGGCGCCCGAATATCGGCTGTACGCGCTCGCCACGTCGCCTGCCAAGCCCGGGCTCGCCCGGGTGCCCACGGGGGGTGCGTCGATCGTTGGAGAGCTCTGGCGGCTCCCGGCGGCGGGATTCGCGCGCTTCGTCGCCGCTCTGCCGCAGCCCATGGGTGTCGGACCGGTCCGACTCGAGGACGGGCGAACCCTCACCGGCTTCCTGTGCGAGGCGCTCGCCCTGGAGGGGGCGTCGGACATCACCGCGCACGGCGGCTGGCGCGCGTACCGCGGGTCGCTCTCGTGA
- a CDS encoding cupin domain-containing protein, with protein MTHTYNPVEIVAADLESKPLAPPSAEPLSGEIITRSRVEFANDERTIISGTWESDPGTSRWEFLTRGEIIHLLEGAMTVQRDGEDAVALTPGSVAYFPIGWTGVWTVAEPVRKFYVVYR; from the coding sequence ATGACCCACACCTACAATCCTGTCGAGATCGTCGCCGCCGACCTCGAGTCGAAGCCGCTCGCGCCCCCGTCCGCCGAGCCACTGTCCGGAGAGATCATCACGCGCTCGCGGGTGGAGTTCGCCAACGACGAGCGCACCATCATCTCGGGCACCTGGGAGAGCGATCCCGGTACGTCCCGCTGGGAGTTCCTCACGCGCGGGGAGATCATCCACCTTCTCGAGGGCGCCATGACCGTCCAGCGCGACGGCGAAGACGCGGTCGCCCTGACTCCGGGGAGTGTCGCCTACTTCCCCATCGGCTGGACGGGCGTCTGGACGGTGGCCGAGCCGGTCCGCAAGTTCTACGTCGTCTACCGGTGA
- a CDS encoding amidohydrolase family protein, with protein MIQRRGECMIIDAYNTTQDVRGRSDYLTGARPGEEPPAYTPFDPDRILTRMDAAGVDMAMVCSLAQRIENDFIIGLQDAYPERFIGFGQVMPQADDALDEIRRMNAAGIRGLKLHPSMHGYHVADHGLLDPVFRLCAELGMAIIINALDDAFCAPFAIEEIAKDHPDVPTIIAHMGAVWNVPEAIIVAERRDNVYLETSATLMADVKRAYARLGGEKILMGTEWPGSDFDIERLKISKAIPDAADRALVEGGNYARILRIGG; from the coding sequence ATGATCCAACGGAGAGGCGAGTGCATGATCATCGACGCGTACAACACCACCCAGGACGTGCGGGGGCGTTCCGACTACCTGACCGGTGCCCGCCCCGGGGAGGAGCCCCCCGCCTACACGCCGTTCGACCCCGACCGGATCCTGACCCGCATGGATGCCGCGGGTGTGGACATGGCGATGGTCTGCTCGCTGGCGCAGCGCATAGAGAACGACTTCATCATCGGACTGCAGGATGCCTATCCTGAGCGCTTCATCGGGTTCGGGCAGGTCATGCCGCAGGCTGACGACGCACTCGACGAGATCCGCCGCATGAACGCCGCCGGGATCCGCGGGCTGAAGCTGCACCCCAGCATGCACGGGTACCACGTCGCCGACCACGGACTGCTCGATCCCGTCTTCCGGCTCTGCGCGGAACTCGGGATGGCGATCATCATCAACGCGCTCGACGATGCGTTCTGCGCACCCTTCGCGATTGAGGAGATCGCCAAGGATCATCCCGATGTGCCGACGATCATCGCCCACATGGGCGCGGTGTGGAACGTCCCCGAGGCCATCATCGTCGCCGAGCGGCGCGACAACGTCTACCTCGAGACATCCGCCACCCTGATGGCCGACGTCAAACGCGCCTACGCGCGTCTGGGTGGCGAGAAGATCCTCATGGGCACCGAGTGGCCGGGTTCCGACTTCGACATCGAACGACTGAAGATCTCGAAGGCGATTCCGGATGCCGCGGACCGCGCGCTGGTCGAGGGCGGCAACTACGCTCGCATCCTGCGCATCGGAGGCTGA
- a CDS encoding MFS transporter has product MTRSSDIIRTLPFWMIFSVSALGGISNSASTPTIPVFVAADLGGGPELSGLLIALSAVTSIVAMPLGGHLADRFGYRVVAMSGIALSAAALTLLAAVPHLWAAVSSRLLFGLGNAAAMALTLTWLVALSPNTQRGRALSIYGLSVWLGLAAGPQLAAGISAVAEPRAVFAACVGIEIAVLILFSLLPQPAHPSPSTATSPIPTVAPRGAGAVWEVLRVVWVPGVAAAAAWCGEGLMLAFLIVHLGSAGVPATGLLGAASVFGVFAASVVVARLVLARLPDRIGPLRAAAISLVLLCGGLVILGIAGSFAVAAVGAALMGVGFSPLYPSLTMLAARGLRSRNRALGLGLFASFTSLGYASGALVGGIVLAAMSSTWAFLLVGMLQLVALAVLTVFTPDPSPRPRVSPGEGGEPSP; this is encoded by the coding sequence ATGACGCGGAGCAGCGACATCATCAGGACTCTCCCGTTCTGGATGATCTTCAGTGTGTCGGCCCTCGGCGGCATCTCCAACTCCGCCTCCACCCCGACGATCCCGGTCTTCGTCGCAGCCGATCTCGGAGGCGGCCCGGAGCTCTCGGGCCTGCTCATCGCCCTCTCCGCCGTCACCTCCATCGTCGCCATGCCCCTCGGCGGACACCTGGCCGATCGCTTCGGGTATCGCGTCGTCGCGATGTCCGGCATCGCACTCTCCGCCGCCGCCCTGACGCTCTTGGCCGCAGTGCCGCACCTGTGGGCCGCGGTGTCGAGCCGATTGCTGTTCGGGCTCGGCAATGCCGCGGCGATGGCACTCACCCTGACCTGGCTGGTCGCTCTTTCGCCGAACACCCAGCGCGGCAGAGCCCTGAGCATCTACGGCCTCAGCGTGTGGCTCGGCCTCGCCGCCGGCCCGCAGCTGGCCGCCGGCATCTCGGCGGTCGCCGAGCCCCGCGCGGTGTTCGCCGCGTGCGTGGGCATCGAGATCGCGGTGTTGATCCTGTTCAGCCTCCTGCCGCAGCCCGCACACCCTTCCCCCTCCACCGCCACCTCCCCCATCCCCACTGTCGCACCGCGTGGAGCGGGCGCCGTCTGGGAGGTGCTCCGGGTGGTGTGGGTGCCCGGTGTCGCCGCGGCGGCCGCGTGGTGCGGCGAGGGCCTGATGCTCGCATTCCTCATCGTTCACCTCGGGTCGGCCGGGGTGCCGGCGACCGGGCTGCTCGGGGCCGCGTCGGTGTTCGGCGTCTTCGCGGCCAGCGTCGTCGTGGCCCGCCTCGTTCTAGCGCGTCTGCCCGACCGCATCGGCCCGCTGCGCGCGGCGGCGATCTCGCTCGTGCTGCTGTGCGGCGGACTCGTCATCCTGGGGATCGCCGGATCATTCGCGGTCGCGGCAGTGGGGGCCGCGCTCATGGGCGTGGGGTTCTCCCCCCTCTATCCATCGCTCACGATGCTCGCCGCACGCGGCCTGCGCTCACGCAACCGCGCACTGGGGCTCGGCCTGTTCGCGAGCTTCACCAGCCTCGGCTACGCGTCCGGCGCACTCGTGGGCGGGATCGTTCTCGCGGCCATGTCATCCACGTGGGCCTTCCTGCTCGTCGGGATGCTGCAACTGGTCGCGCTCGCAGTGCTCACCGTCTTCACACCCGATCCCAGCCCCCGCCCCCGCGTGAGCCCGGGAGAAGGCGGGGAGCCTTCGCCATAG
- a CDS encoding cyclase family protein: MTDAIDINIPIHGDMLHWGRRPTYEMVEQISDGYPSDVSRWLIGAHTGTHVDAPSHFVPGAASVDQIALDSVVGPVRVLDLRGVDEEITAEDLEAAGASGAERVLFRTRNSTDALTRSEKSETWVGLGPTGAQWLVDHGVRFAGNDYMTIEAPAHTEEWPTHVILCTAGVVILENADLSAVEPDDYLMICQPVPFAGREAAPAPTVLLPLNPAARGL; the protein is encoded by the coding sequence GTGACCGACGCCATCGACATCAACATCCCGATCCACGGCGACATGCTGCACTGGGGACGCCGCCCCACGTACGAGATGGTCGAGCAGATCTCCGACGGCTATCCCTCCGACGTCTCACGCTGGCTCATCGGCGCTCACACCGGGACGCATGTGGACGCCCCCTCGCATTTCGTTCCGGGCGCGGCCAGCGTCGACCAGATCGCCCTCGACAGCGTCGTCGGCCCCGTCCGCGTTCTGGATCTGCGCGGCGTCGACGAAGAGATCACCGCCGAGGACCTCGAGGCTGCGGGCGCCTCGGGCGCCGAACGCGTGCTGTTCCGAACCCGCAACTCCACCGACGCGCTCACGCGATCGGAGAAGTCCGAGACATGGGTCGGCCTCGGCCCGACCGGCGCCCAGTGGCTCGTCGACCACGGCGTGCGCTTCGCGGGCAACGACTACATGACCATCGAGGCGCCGGCCCATACCGAAGAGTGGCCGACGCACGTGATCCTCTGCACAGCGGGCGTCGTGATCCTTGAGAACGCCGACCTGTCCGCGGTCGAACCGGACGACTACCTCATGATCTGCCAGCCCGTCCCCTTCGCGGGGAGAGAAGCCGCACCGGCGCCCACGGTGCTGCTCCCCCTGAACCCCGCGGCTCGCGGGCTCTGA